The sequence below is a genomic window from Lolium perenne isolate Kyuss_39 chromosome 7, Kyuss_2.0, whole genome shotgun sequence.
CGAAAAATAGGTTCAACAAAGAACCTTCAGATGCCTCTTTCCCTGTTTCGTTATATTAGTGTCTTTTAAGGAATAAAGGGAGCACCACTTAGACACATACACGCAGATTTATGTACATGTTGTAAAAACAGGAATAGCTGAGCTTTAAGATTGATGAAATCAGCAGAAATGGATGTGTTCAAATTTACTGGACAGATGCGTGTTGTTTTAACATCTGTTTATTACCGTGGGTTGTACAAGAGTGAACTGACTTGACTTGGCGGTTTAGGTTGAATTTCGTGCTTCATTTTGGTTGCACAGTGCATCCAAAACTGACATGCTCAGTGTTGTTTTTCAGACACACTTCCAGTCTCTGTTCAATCTACTTTCTTGATAAAGAAACTACGTTGGTAACAGAAGGCTGCGAAGTACTGGTCCAATCTGGTTACATATTCTATTTTCATTTGAACAGCCTCACAAATAAAAAAAGAAGTACTGTATGTGATTACAGTGGATACAATCCACACCCCGAAAGTTAAATACAACCCGAAGCATTATTCAGACCTGTTCAGTTTCGCCAGAGGGCTCTTCTTTATTTTGCCACGCGGTATTACAAAAACCGTAATACTTTCAGCAAATTTTATTCACCTAACAAAACTTCGCTCATGAAAGCAAAACACTTCTACAGTGGTTGTGGCCTGCTCTGTACTATGTAGATATCTTCGCCGACCATGCAACCTTCCACATCCTGGGCACTGCCGAATTTCTGCTCCAGGTACTGGCCAATCGCGGCGAGGCGCTGACCAAACTGTTTCCTGAAGGTCGAGTCAACTGACAACGGCTTCTTGCTGTAATCCACGGTGAGATGAACCACCTCCCCATCGGCGGGGCCAGAGTTGAGCACCAGCATCTCTTCGCTGAAATTCGCAAAGGCTAGAGTGGTGACACTGGTGTCAAACTTGTCGCACGAGAGCCTCCATGGGGTGCCACGGGTCCCTGCAGCTAGTGTTTCGCCAAGCCCAGGGGCAACCTCGGCTTCGACGACCTTGGTGTCATGGTCAGAGGGGCTGACAGTGTGAAGCACAAACGATAGTTCTGGCTCCAGCATTTCCTGGACCAAAATGGCCATCTTGGCATCTCTCTGAGGCACACCAGCCACTCGGCGGCTAAGGATGGCTCTCCTCGTGTATAGTGAGGCCCAAACCCGTGCGACCGCAGATCCAAAGGAAGTTATGTCCGAGAGACTGACGTTAGGAATGGATTCGTAGAGCCCGGCTGCTGACATACCAGCCAAATCCTCCACATTGGCACTAGATCTGACGATTAGCCGACCATCCTTGGAGAAGATTGTTTTCAAAGACTCAATGGTTTCTTCAGATGGTGAAAGTAGTGATACTGTTGATTGTAGCTCAGATGATAAGCTATCGAGTTCACCATTTTCGATTTCAGCTGTCTCGATCTTCTCTAGAAGGCTGGTATACGATTCCAGTGATCCACTTTTCTTGAGTGCATCCTCCATTGATCCAAATGGAATCACAGCACCACAAGGAACTTGAAATGCCGCTGGAATTCCTTGATCGCTGTAAACTAACCAATGATAAAAGAGAAAAATAATAAGATCATAAAATGTTTATACAAAGGAGTTAAGCTTACATGAGTTATGATATGTGAGACCATAATGACTATGTTTCCGTCATTCAACAAATCTTTAGCAGAATAAAAAGATGCCCACCCCAAGATACCAAGGCTAGCAATTTAGCACTATATATCAACTGTACGTATAGATAAAATGACTTGTATATTTCGAAGGTACATGATTTTTTTTCAAGAAAACGCAAAGGAATgtttgcgtttcatttcattgaagaAGGTACATGATTAGATGATCTACCATCGGTGTATCGAGATTCTACGAAATTACACACATGCACGATTTCACAGAACAATGTCACTTGCAGCAAAATACCAGGGTGTATTTTGGTTGAATTTGAAAATGTGAAATTCAGTTTGGCTTCCCTGATATTAATCAGAAATGTATCATGCCCAGCTATTCCAGCAGCTTGACTGAATCTTCACTTCGACACTAAGAAAATTTAGGAGTATCTCTATTCGAAATGCCATGATTTCTAAAATAACACACTTAACTTCATAAATCTCTTAGCAGTTATTATCTTGCAGAAGTTAGTTTCCATTCAGAAGAATGTCAGGAAACAAACAGACATTACTGTACTGAATGTTACTAAAAAGTGATACCTTTGCTTGACAGTGAGGCTAGCACAGAAAGAGTTCCACAAGCTTTAGCTTTAGCACCAGATGATTCAATTGATGCCTCTGAAAGCTCAAGAACACCGGAACTATCATTTTCTCCAGAAGTTGGCTGCAATGATGTCCCATTGAGAATAGAAAAATGTAAGTAGGAGCAACTGAAGAAATTATGCAGGATCATAGCAACATCTAGTGTAATATGTAATACAAATAAGACATGTATTTCTGTCATCTGTGCAGTAATGATGAAGAACCTCAGATATGTATGATGACTTGTCCGTAGCCAGTGGTAAAGAGAACTCATTTGAGGGTTTCTGTGTACTGGACGGCTCTGAAGATATGCTACTGACATTTTCATCTGAAACTACTGACAAATCAACATCATTGGATGATGCTCCCAACCTGTAATAAATCAAAGTGAATTCTTGTCTAGTTTCAACAGGCACAAAAAATTCTGGACCTATACTGGTACCAATCAAATTCTTGTCAGAGGCCACAAAAAGACATGCATATGAAAACAGAGCATAACCTGACATGTTTTCCTTCGAGCAACCTCAGACCTGCAATTCTGTCATCATCTTCACAAGTTACAAATACAACTTTCTCCTGGAAACATGTCAGCAGTTGCAATATTTCAGAACTGGCACCAGTAAAAGTACAAGAACATAGGTTTAGTAAGACTAACTTGACGAGCTCTAACACCAAGATGTGATAAGTGAGGTAACTCTTGTAGGAGAATAACCCCCACGATATTATCACCAGCAGCTTTGACCTGTCAAATAAAGAAGAAACCCTGTCCATATGAGCGATTTGTCGAGACAAGATTAACAAAGCATTTGATGTTCCAAGAGTACCTCTTCATCTCCATCAGCCTTATTTACAAGTAGAACCACAGGTCCTTTGATGGATGAAGACAATGATCCAGGAATGATTCTTTCTACCTAAGTAAACAAACCATTGCAACAGAAGCATGAGTTTTGACTCTAATACAACTAGAAAGGATAGTAAGGATTCCATAATCGGTAAAGATAATTCTCCTGAGCTTTTTACCAGTAAAAAACCTTTTTCTACCAAACAATTATAATGATCAAATTCAAAACGAAATTTAAATTTGGCCAGTTACCAAAGCTCAATTTTTTTTATCTCTTAGCCTGGTTCATAATCTCCAGGCCAGACAAGATTTCAGTTTAGACTGAGCGCATATAGAATTCATGTATCTGACCTGGAGTCATGTCAAAAAAATCATGTAGCCTGGGCACACACCAATATTTCTCACGTGACCCAGGCCTAAGCATAATTATATTACACATGAAGTCTACTATTTTTTGTGAAAACGCTTAAGActtttgcgtttcatttcattgaaaagattTACAATCCTCCTAGGAGGCATGTCTACGAGAAATTACAGATGATCTTTCATGAAATCAAAAATATATATTATGCATAACATAAAAACAAGTATCAAATACAAAAATGCATATGTTATTTTGGATCTTAGAATTAAATCATAAGTTTTCGCAAAAAAAAGGAATTAAATCATAAGACATTTAGAATTTCAAATATAAAATATGATAAATTTCTCCATGCCAATGTCGAAAATGAAAACCAATGAAAACTGTCTAGTTTCTTGTATGCCAAAGGAAAATATTATTTCCTTGCAAAATGTGACTCTACGGTAGAAGGGCTTGACTGGGACTTAATTGACTTGCATACAGCCTGCCctttaaaataataaaatattCATCCAAATGACACTGGTTATTTTTCCGTTCTAGGCATGCTGTTGAACAACTTGTGGGCATTCCACACAGCTCATGACATAGTGCCTTATGCACGCAACTCATGTGAAGCTGATTGGGAGTGCACTAGCCTAAAGCAAGTGATCACCTGCAGGAGGGCTTTGCACATGTCTGGCTTAAAATTGCATCAGGCTACAGTATTCACATCAAGCTGGCTCAAAGCACTATTGACATCTTCTAATTACAACGATTACAATATGTAACAATAGGATAACTACCTGCTGGAGTTTCAAGATAAGAGTTGTTGTGCGGCAGTGACCAGGACAGGCCTTAAAAGTGAAACTAGTATCTTTTCTCAAAAGGATAGAATTTTCCTAAGTGACAACATCTCGCTAACATGGCAGCAAAACATCAGGAAGTTCATCACAAGACTCATTCTGCTTTCCTGCATTGTTTCAGAAGATACCTGTATCAAAACTCCATGGGTCTCTCCAGGAACAAGAACATCCCAGCCGGACAATCCAATTACTGCTCGAACAGCTTTCAGAAGTACAGTGCAAAGTTTGGAGACCTGAAAAATAACACTAGAAAGGATATACAAAGTTAGGATTACCCGGATTATATGTGACAATAAACTACAGTGGTTCACTAGGAAAAAAGGATTACCCAGCACGAATTTCAGCCTCGGTGTATGTTCTCACACTGTTCTCTGGTATTCCAAGGGCTTTCCCAAGGACCTATAGAAACAGACATCTATATATATGATTCCAGTCCAAAACATAGCAAAAAAAAAATGAGAAAATTCAAGTGTACCAGCAGTTGTAGATGCCAGTAAGGATATGATTTTAAAATGTGTAAGGTGCTATTTGTGATGATACAGAACTTATTACTTCAAATGGTAATACTAGGCCCACTTTTGTGTTGTGGTGAAGCACCAAGATTTGGTCAGAGCCTGTCAGGTGCGCTCTTCTTGAGAGCCATTCCTTTTGGAAAAGACTGGCAAGAAGTAGCAATCACACTAACAAATACTAGTGTCAACGGCAAAAACTGAACAAAAGGGAAAACGGGAGTGGCAAAAACTGACAAGTTTTATCTCACAGGCACACAACCAAGATGGCCAACATTTGGAGTAGCAAATTTTTCCCAAAatagtactacctccatcccaaagcttaaggttttttttttaaaagtcaaaccaagtaaagtttgaccaaacttttagaacaatctatcaagaaatataatattttgtagataccatacgaaaatatatttcattatctatttaatgatattaatgttgtattttgcatgttaatgatttttggtaaaagcttagtcaaacttgacatagtttgactttctaaaaataatataagccttaagctttgggatggagccaTGGAGGTAGTATATCCAAGACTTATGATGTTCTGATTGACCAACCATTTGCCCGTGCTTTTGTTTCATTTGTGGAATGGTGTCACCTCATTTCCCATAAGCATCAAGTTGGTAATAAAAATAAGGAATAGGATAGTCCCAGCAGAATCAAGGGATAAACAATCCAATGGTGGGGTGGTTCCACAAACCAAATGCTACATGAGGTAAAAAAAATCCCTAACCTAAATTACTTATGAGTCGACTAGCATTCTAATTAGGTGGCCTGACTTGCCAGTATGGGTACCAACCATGCAGTTCTCATCCATCAAGCAATAGGAAGAGAACACAATCACTGGGCAAATTCTCACCTTGACATTTTCAGGGAATATAGAAAGCAGTGCTTCAGAATATTCTTCCGTTAATCTCCTTGCTCTATCAAGTGTAGCTTTAAGTCTCAGTGCCCAAATATACTTCCCATCTTCACTGCCTACATAAATGACACGAAATGCTTTCAGGGCACCAAAAACATACAATGATACAAGGATGAAACATTCACACTAGATGTTAAAGAAGAAAAAAGCACCTTCACTTTCAGATAGACCTTTTTGCTTCCAAGAAAGAAGCTCGTTCCCTATTGCAATGCATTCCTCTGGCTTCCAACCTGAAAAGCTAACTTGGTTGATACCAATAATAAGGGCATCAAGGGTATCGTCCCATACACTTGTATCTCGAGCCACACACTGTGCAAGCGAAGCTGATCCACCTAAAGCTTCAAGACCATTGATGTATCTGTTAAGGCACCAGAGCAAATAAAATAAACTCGCTGTATCTCCATTAGAATAATCTAAGTCTATTTTGCTAGATCCTTTATTTTGACAACTCGAAAGATAACATAGCCAGATGAATTATCTTTAAACAACTTTAGAAATAAATTAGTAGCAGTTGACAACTTTCTAATAATGCATATGTATCACCATATGTGAGCTAAACATTTATATGCAGTGTCAATTACCTACCAGTGTACCTTTACTAAAATGATTCAAAACTGTTAGCTGATATTATTTCCGCAGTATAGCGTTTGTGGAAGGAGGTGGATCTCAGACTTTGATCGCACTGGATAAAGAGGTGGTGTACACAAGGTATCACAGTCCTGATAAGGCGGGACTTGTTCCTGGCCGTAAAATTACGCTCTGATAGCTACGGTTGATGAAAAGCGCTCTGAATAACTCTTGCTTAAGAAATTAGCTGATGGCTACCTCTTTAAGTTGGTGCCGCTGGCAACCATATATAGCTTAGAGATAAGGTAGTTAATCAAGTTAACAAATCCTGAACTAACTTCTATAAGTCAACTCAATCTCCAGCGCGCCCCTGAAGCATTGCGCACTCCAATTCTCCTTGTGCAGTTTTGCAGTGGTGCCTTGTGCAATAACCTGATGACGATATGTTATACCCAGTAACAAACCCACATCAACTCCTACTCTTCTCCCTCCTGGAAATACAGCTCGTCCTCAAGCTGGAATGCAGGGTAGCAGTGACAGAATTCAGAAAGTAATTCCCAGGTAATGGTTCCACTGCTGGCTTTCCATGCTATGGACCAGCAATTCCAAAACATTTTTTTTCCTTAACCCTATGGGAACACCAACTAGCCATGCTTCCCCATATGGTAGGTGTGCTTTCACAGCGCACCTTTTTGCATGGGCAGGGTGATGGGCCTGATGACGTGGCCCGTGGAGCAGTTGGGGAGCAAGGAAAGAGAAGGTGGCGTGAGGGCCACAGTCGTCAGGACGGTCAGGGCAGTGGGGAATTACGATAAATTGTATAACTTGTAGTTCAAAGATATAAAATAGCCCTTTATTTTACATTGATGTGAAATTGCTCCTTAAACCTGTAGGTCCTTCAAATTGGAACACAGTTGTAGTTCTGTAAaatttgctctaacaatgaaataCTAAACCAATAATGTTGCACTGAAAACTAAGATATGTTTTCCAGGAAATCACAGTTTTTTCTAAAGCAAAAACAAATTCAGTTTAAACTAATTAATTAGTACCTGCTTAACAAAACAAACGAGTAGTCCTCAAGACCAATCTCACAAAGGCGCCACTGCAAAACTTCACAAAGTAATTATAATTGAAAATGTATGCAGCCAATATGGAATAAAAGCTCTGGGTTCTGTTTTGATCAAATAACCTTTTGTCGCATTGCTATACCAGCATCAGTCGCGTCATTTCTAAGGCCACTTTCAAGGCCCTTCATTAGAACTGATCTCAAATACGATAATGcttgcaaggtcttcatcaaaacTTTTACATCTTCAACTTCGTCCAAGCTCTGAAAAAATGCGATATAAAAACAAATTACACATGACAACTGAAGAAATGGGTCCATCCTACAACTGAATTGGTAGGCAAGAGATCTTTCATaacatgtagctagtaagcacaGTAATTATCAAATCCCGATATACGTAACATCATATCTTACGAGGGTATTAAAATTCACAATAACTGCAGTGTATTCATGAACTCCAGTAAAGCAAGCAGGAGCTAGATGCTTTCTATACAATTGAGAAAATAAAGAAATGACCTTATGCAGGATTTGGTaacatatgtgtgtgtgtgtgtgtgttgtgtgtGTCCCTCCTGTGGAGGTTGTACCCCTGATGTTTTCTTCCTGTTCAACGAAATGAAACGCAAATtcttttgcgttttctcgaaaaaaatatACATTTTAACTGTGTTTCCTTGTCTATATTAGGTGAACAGATCACAAAAGTGCCTAAACAATTGAAAACTTTGAGTATCCCCTGCAGAGTACTATCTTGTATATAAAAGATTTGAGATATGAAAGCAAGAAAACAGATCACTGACCTTTTtggttttcacaaatgatgacagTGCTTCCAGGCCAGACTCACTCAAAGATTCCTTGATGGATTCCAGTTGTTCAAACAGGCTGCAGAATTACCCAATACCATGTCACATTATCATACATTTAAAATGAATCTTATTTGATCATTTGCACAGAAAAGCTTTTGATGATCATCTGAGGGGCTGCTCATTGCTATAGAATAACATCTGATGCTTAGCAGAGGGGCCACTTTTCACATTATTCATAGAATTGTCTCTTTAGCTTCAAACTTGAGTGAACAGTACCAATGCATCCTACATATCTATACACATTTTCGAAGTAACATTTATTATTCTAGATTCTTGTATCTCAAAAAGTTTTTTTTAGGAAGTATGttcaatacatagtttgaactataatcacATATTGTACTAGTTCCAATCTATGACACTGCTTTATGTTAACTGATCGTTTATAACTTTGTAAGTATCCTGGTAAATATATGGAATTCTTATTGCTAGAATAAGTTAAAGAGATTTGCTATTCTCTTGTTTCTGGACAGTTCCTTTTCATTTCTAATAAAAATAGTTCCATAAGGTACTATAAGGACCTCTACACATACAAGTCTTCTGCAATGACTTCTCCATCTATTTAGTACTTCTGAGGGCAATAAGTCAGGAACTaggaaataaataaataaacaaaggATAGAATCTGGTGACTACGTCTTTCAGTATGACATAAGTTTCGGAGAGTCACAGTTTCATTAGTTTCTTTTAGCAATATTCTGGAAGTATAAAATATGAGAAATAATGAGTTAGACAACCTGCCAGCATTAAAGAAGTCTTTTAGTTCGCCATAGAATATTTTGAACTGTTCTACAAATGCTTCGTTGTATTCTCCAGGATTCTTCGTAATCCTGGTAAGCATGGCTTCTGTAGCAATAAGATCCTCAGGGCCAGCACTACGGTGTAGCTTGTTTTGTATAGTATGCTTGATTTCTTGCTGTTGACGGTAGAAGATTAAGTGAGTAGCAAAAAAATATATAGGAAGTTATGCTAAGCTTTCGAAAGGGGGCATCACCTTGAGATCATGTGGGATGTCATTCCGGTGAGCAATATCACGAATTCGTGTTAGAGGAACAGCTGCAGTAAACTCCGCCTTAAATGAAGGTAAACAAGGATGAATCTTACGAATCAC
It includes:
- the LOC127311567 gene encoding phosphoglucan, water dikinase, chloroplastic, with the protein product MASLRPLDPSLATATAAAARPRLVPAPSAAGALLQRSGALLLRARRRGFSCRAGPAASEITKEKSGVDPSKLDVVLLRVCLEHQVKYGEHVGIIGSTEELGSWKKHVELDWTPDGWVCQLELPGETLVEFKFVIVLKGGKEKTWEGGNNRAIELPKHGAFDVVFHWDETEEPLDLSGTSKVDRVSRYVVPEKVGDASVAENGDSAFGGQWQGSEAVFMRSNEHGSKSTDRRWDTAGLGGMALKLVEGDKASRNWWKKLELVRGLLSEPVDDQSRLDALICSAIYLKWIYTGQISCFEDGGHYRPNKHAEISRHIFRELEKMYYIKGTSPEDVLVIRKIHPCLPSFKAEFTAAVPLTRIRDIAHRNDIPHDLKQEIKHTIQNKLHRSAGPEDLIATEAMLTRITKNPGEYNEAFVEQFKIFYGELKDFFNAGSLFEQLESIKESLSESGLEALSSFVKTKKSLDEVEDVKVLMKTLQALSYLRSVLMKGLESGLRNDATDAGIAMRQKWRLCEIGLEDYSFVLLSRYINGLEALGGSASLAQCVARDTSVWDDTLDALIIGINQVSFSGWKPEECIAIGNELLSWKQKGLSESEGSEDGKYIWALRLKATLDRARRLTEEYSEALLSIFPENVKVLGKALGIPENSVRTYTEAEIRAGVIFQVSKLCTVLLKAVRAVIGLSGWDVLVPGETHGVLIQVERIIPGSLSSSIKGPVVLLVNKADGDEEVKAAGDNIVGVILLQELPHLSHLGVRARQEKVVFVTCEDDDRIAGLRLLEGKHVRLGASSNDVDLSVVSDENVSSISSEPSSTQKPSNEFSLPLATDKSSYISEPTSGENDSSGVLELSEASIESSGAKAKACGTLSVLASLSSKVYSDQGIPAAFQVPCGAVIPFGSMEDALKKSGSLESYTSLLEKIETAEIENGELDSLSSELQSTVSLLSPSEETIESLKTIFSKDGRLIVRSSANVEDLAGMSAAGLYESIPNVSLSDITSFGSAVARVWASLYTRRAILSRRVAGVPQRDAKMAILVQEMLEPELSFVLHTVSPSDHDTKVVEAEVAPGLGETLAAGTRGTPWRLSCDKFDTSVTTLAFANFSEEMLVLNSGPADGEVVHLTVDYSKKPLSVDSTFRKQFGQRLAAIGQYLEQKFGSAQDVEGCMVGEDIYIVQSRPQPL